Proteins from a single region of Arctopsyche grandis isolate Sample6627 chromosome 1, ASM5162203v2, whole genome shotgun sequence:
- the Vps33B gene encoding vacuolar protein sorting 33B, giving the protein MSGRVESQRLSRLSRRRLAAALPPTSPSNPLHDLHIHHSLIKTFERVCGVTWLRQHGVDKIFKMDPKMAATTNSNRIYLIPACLINLKHALDQVNGLLGQTSAENVSIIIIMIPKILSIFETLVEEEGLSDIVTLKSFQWELLFVDEGVLSLELPFLFKSVFINKDNSLLSSVSNSLWTLFHIIGQPKMFLSIGKQSTSVLEMYDIYYKSFDKIHIKNDGEYGALLIIDRDQDYASSLLTPATYSGLLHEIFNVNCNDLDLDVNNTKLKKGNLELPMLEEKTDSSSKTIKMTLDCNTDSIYSEIRYRHFSTVFPILSSKAKDLNAEGNKMSNIQLDEMKQMISTKLQQVIAVKRCLSNHILACETIVSSLGDKFEDIQVVERSLLYNRNRKSNFAYLDENLCTDANMFLSLKFLCLLTLTQGITNEEYNNFVTKYLHAFGYKFLYVFQNLITASLIIPPTSTKLQIGIPNLSSISEKLPRWQNNFQVTANKLKQLPTETDDVIVNEPTCPSYVFSGSYTPLIAAISKILLSVEHMNDFVTKLLLVNDVKIGGPIIESLRSGVDELGERLSKMQTDNTAMDLDVACKDLKMVANYLKSDENKGFFPMKPRSLLIFVVGGVTQAEIAACHLVEKSTGGQILITSDSIISSGNLMQAAM; this is encoded by the exons ATGTCAGGTCGTGTGGAGTCTCAGAGACTGAGCCGTTTATCGAGGCGTCGTCTGGCTGCAGCTCTGCCCCCAACTTCTCCATCGAACCCACTTCATGACCTCCACATACATCATTCCCTCATCAAGACATTTGAACGTGTATGCGGAGTCACTTGGTTACG TCAACATGGAGTCGATAAGATATTTAAAATGGACCCAAAGATGGCAGCGACCACAAACAGCAACAGGATATATTTGATACCGGCATGTTTAATCAACTTGAAACATGCTCTCGATCAAGTCAACGGTCTACTTGGTCAAACTTCCGCCGAGAATGTTTCGATTATAATCATAATGATTCCGAAGATTCTATCCATATTCGAAACGCTAGTAGAAGAAGAAGGTTTGAGCGATATCGTCACATTAAAGTCATTTCAGTGGGAATTGTTATTCGTAGACGAAGGTGTGCTCAGTTTAGAGCTACCGTTTTTATTCAAAtctgtattcataaataaagataattcTCTATTGAGTAGCGTATCCAATTCACTGTGGACATTGTTTCACATAATCGGTCAACCGAAGATGTTTCTATCGATCGGCAAACAATCAACAAGCGTTTTGGAAATGtatgatatttattataaatcgtttgataaaattcatattaaaaatgatgGGGAATATGGAGCACTGTTGATCATCGACCGAGACCAAGATTATGCATCCAGCTTATTAACTCCGGCTACATATAGTGGATTGTTACATGAAATATTCAATGTTAATTGCAACGATTTAGATTTGGACGTTAATAACACAAAGCTAAAAAAGGGTAATTTAGAATTGCCTATGTTAGAAGAGAAAACTGATAGCAGCAGTAAAACAATCAAAATGACTTTGGATTGTAACACGGATTCAATTTACTCGGAAATAAGATATCGACATTTTTCCACTGTTTTCCCGATACTGAGCTCGAAAGCTAAGGATTTGAACGCCGAAGGCAATAAAATGAGCAACATACAGTTAGATGAAATGAAACAGATGATATCGACAAAGCTACAGCAGGTGATTGCCGTCAAGAGATGCCTATCTAATCACATACTAGCTTGCGAAACAATCGTTTCATCGTTAGGTGACAAATTTGAAGATATTCAAGTGGTAGAACGATCACTACTATACAACAGAAATAGAAAATCAAACTTTGCATATTTGGATGAGAACCTTTGCACAGACGCTAACATGTTCCTTTCACTAAAATTCTTGTGCCTCTTGACGTTAACACAAGGCATAACCAATGAAGAGTACAACAACTTCGTTACGAAGTATTTGCACGCATTTGGCTACAAATTTCTATACGTTTTCCAAAACCTCATCACTGCTTCCCTTATAATACCGCCGACAAGCACGAAGCTTCAAATCGGCATACCTAATCTTTCAAGCATCAGCGAAAAGTTACCCAGGTGGCAAAACAACTTTCAAGTTACGGCGAATAAGTTAAAGCAACTGCCGACTGAAACGGACGACGTGATAGTCAACGAACCTACGTGTCCTAGTTATGTATTCAGTGGATCTTACACACCGCTGATCGCAGCGATTTCTAAAATATTGCTAAGTGTTGAACACATGAACGACTTTGTTACCAAACTGTTGCTCGTCAATGACGTAAAAATCGGAGGGCCGATCATTGAGAGTCTGAGATCAGGCGTAGATGAATTGGGCGAACGGTTATCAAAGATGCAAACAGACAACACTGCTATGGATTTAGACGTCGCTTGTAAAGATCTCAAGATGGTGGCGAATTATCTAAAGAGCGACGAAAACAAAGGCTTCTTCCCGATGAAACCAAGATCTCTCTTAATTTTCGTGGTCGGTGGTGTAACCCAAGCGGAAATAGCCGCTTGCCATTTAGTGGAAAAGTCAACTGGTGGACAAATTTTAATAACGAGTGATTCTATTATATCGAGTGGTAATTTAATGCAAGCCGCTATGTAG
- the LOC143914765 gene encoding myotubularin-related protein 10, giving the protein MSMDKLKRNIMNDKKLVHNFKSYIGLDDNNFQVNRELDKPIEEIKPKLLAGELVIGVAHNVLLYAPVSEKPYGRIGSLFVTNYKLSFITDDPTIGGCRQQSLILGLHDVTLSMIASVFELSGLDEESGGKWRRRHLRPSHPLPKKVQALQIICKNMRVLAFGFKMSASGKGRTIAASLLHHAFPKRHFLLFAYEYKEPYYSTVGDVNMFQRHNDWKREMDRTNCQNWRISRANGTAEGFYQGAGESLVVPASVLDFQLSEAAGHFRKGRVPIWVWSTPGGACLVRSGELFNTGNSGNTGTPSHVPESVLLEAIRKTHPAKSASKVLPLSIPSLRSAFKKLTNLCTPNTMTDFWELDGQFYSAMENTRWLKYVSECLSVAEQAAGYLSDNITVVLQEGDGMDYCAVVSSLIQLLLDSHSRTIKGFQSLIQKEWIALGHPFSDRLGHVSLDDSDISDGDREASPVFLLFLDCCWQIQKQFPLSFEFTESYLTTLWDSAHNQLFDTFLFNSPRERDLAASKCLTFRSVWDWKEQFIEEDIQYFYNPLYSPPTQHTHPPKSIIPPSAIRLPGLASPQKSAISEHLWLSPSPNRLLPKTSVPYLDIWQQCYFRWLPLLHLPGSGDIQFLLYHIKITREVKILQEKLATKDINRRSNGAKDEDSNIALDCPSLNTVGAFFPFVGNTTGAGDSHALLTTSLLEPHQQLDSQSILNAPD; this is encoded by the exons ATGTCGATGGATAAACTGAAGCGAAATATCATGAACGACAAGAAACTGGTGCACAACTTCAAGAGCTACATCGGATTGGACGATAACAACTTTCAA GTCAATCGAGAATTGGATAAACCAATAGAAGAAATAAAGCCAAAGCTACTTGCAg GTGAACTAGTCATCGGAGTGGCTCACAATGTTTTATTGTACGCTCCCGTTAGTGAAAAACCTTACGGTCGCATCGGATCTTTGTTCGTAACCAACTATAAACTATCATTTATCACTGACGATCCT ACGATTGGAGGATGTCGACAACAAAGCTTGATACTTGGGCTGCACGATGTTACGTTGAGTATGATCGCATCGGTATTCGAATTGAGCGGACTTGACGAAGAATCCGGTGGAAAATGGCGAAGACGACATTTAAGACCGTCGCATCCCCTTCCGAAGAAGGTCCAAGCCTTGCAAATCATATGCAAG aatatgcGGGTCCTTGCTTTTGGTTTCAAAATGTCAGCTTCGGGAAAGGGCCGAACTATTGCAGCTTCTCTTTTGCACCACGCTTTTCCTAAAAGACACTTTTTATTGTTTGCGTATGAATATAAGGAACCGTACTATTCAACTGTCGGAGATGTGAATATGTTTCAACGCCATAATGATTGGAAAAGAGAAATGGACAGGACGAATTGTCAAAA tTGGCGTATTTCTCGAGCTAACGGTACTGCTGAAGGCTTCTATCAAGGAGCTGGTGAGTCATTAGTAGTTCCTGCTAGCGTATTGGACTTTCAGCTGTCTGAAGCAGCGGGTCATTTTAGAAAAGGAAGAGTTCCAATATGG GTTTGGAGCACTCCAGGAGGGGCGTGTTTGGTGAGATCTGGTGAACTATTCAATACTGGTAATTCGGGAAACACTGGAACACCATCTCACGTTCCCGAGTCGGTGTTGTTGGAAGCGATAAGAAAGACACATCCTGCCAAATCGGCCTCTAAAGTTTTACCTCTATCTATTCCATCTCTTCGAAGCGCATTTAAAAAACTCACAAATCTTTGTACTCCAAATACTATGACAGATTTTTgg gaACTAGATGGTCAATTTTATTCAGCAATGGAAAACACTCGATGGTTAAAATACGTTTCTGAATGCTTATCCGTGGCCGAACAAGCTGCTGGATACCTCTCTGATAATATAACAGTCGTTCTACAAGAAG GTGATGGTATGGATTATTGTGCTGTAGTATCATCATTAATACAGCTTTTATTAGATTCACATAGTCGGACTATTAAAGGCTTCCAATCATTGATACAAAAGGAATGGATAGCTCTCGGGCATCCTTTTTCTGATAG ACTGGGACATGTGTCTCTCGATGATTCCGATATATCAGATGGCGACCGTGAAGCTTCTCCCGTGTTCTTACTCTTTTTGGATTGTTGTTGGCAAATCCAAAAACAGTTTCCACTATCGTTTGAGTTCACAGAAAGTTATCTAACGACGTTGTGGGATTCAGCTCACAAtcaattgtttgatacatttcttTTCAATAGCCCTAGAGAGAGAGATTTGGCAGCGAGTAAG TGTTTGACATTTCGATCAGTATGGGATTGGAAAGAGCAATTCATCGAAGAggacatacaatatttttacaatccGTTGTATTCTCCGCCGACTCAACACACTCATCCCCCAAAATCGA TAATTCCACCGTCTGCTATTCGTCTGCCGGGCTTGGCTAGTCCTCAAAAGTCTGCAATTTCAGAACACCTATGGTTGTCGCCGAGTCCTAATAGACTGTTACCGAAGACTTCCGTTCCTTACCTGGACATATGGCAGCAGTGTTACTTTCGATGGCTTCCACTTTTGCATCTTCCAGGATCGGGAGATATCCAATTTTTGTtgtatcatattaaaattacgAGAGAG GTGAAAATTCTTCAAGAGAAATTAGCAACGAAGGATATTAATAGAAGATCAAATGGCGCGAAAGATGAGGATTCCAATATAGCTTTGGATTGCCCTTCTCTGAATACCGTTGGTGCTTTTTTCCCATTCGTTGGAAATACAACCGGAGCTGGAGATTCACACGCATTACTCACTACTAGTCTACTTGAACCTCATCAACAACTCGATTCACAGTCAATTCTCAATGCTCCCGATTAG